Proteins encoded in a region of the bacterium genome:
- the nadD gene encoding nicotinate-nucleotide adenylyltransferase: protein MIEIGVLGGTFDPIHYGHLLAAEMAREELGLKKVIFVPAASPPHKAEPEAASQDRYRMVDIAIKDNPYFFISDREMVRGGKSYSKDTLEEFKLEWGPASRLFLILGADAALDLSTWKEIEDIPKLCQFVVINRPNFTLKVDKSYLPYTRFLEIPGLDISSTEIRNRIKQGRSIKYLVPAGVEEYIMTHKLYHRQ from the coding sequence GTGGAACCTTCGATCCCATCCACTACGGGCATTTACTGGCCGCAGAGATGGCCAGAGAAGAGCTGGGACTGAAAAAGGTCATCTTTGTCCCTGCCGCCAGCCCTCCCCACAAGGCAGAACCAGAGGCTGCTTCTCAAGATCGCTACCGGATGGTCGATATCGCCATAAAAGACAATCCCTATTTCTTCATCTCTGACCGTGAGATGGTAAGGGGCGGCAAGTCTTACTCGAAAGATACCTTGGAAGAGTTTAAATTAGAGTGGGGACCGGCCAGCCGGCTATTTCTCATCCTGGGGGCCGATGCTGCCCTGGACCTCTCTACCTGGAAAGAGATTGAAGATATACCTAAGCTGTGTCAATTTGTGGTTATTAATAGACCAAATTTTACCTTAAAGGTTGATAAGAGTTATCTCCCCTACACCCGCTTTTTAGAAATACCCGGTCTGGACATCTCCTCTACCGAAATAAGAAACCGGATAAAACAAGGACGCTCAATTAAATATTTAGTCCCTGCAGGCGTGGAGGAATACATTATGACCCATAAGCTGTATCATAGGCAATAA